The genomic window CGAGGTAGAGCTCGGCGATCTCGTCGCCCTCCACCCGGCCGGTGTTCGTCACGTCCACGGTGACGCGGACGGGCGCGGCGGAGGTGAGCCGCGCGGGCTCGACCTTCAGGTTGGCGTAGGCGAACGTGGTGTAGCTCAGGCCATGCCCGAACGGGTAGAGGACCGGCCCCGCGTAGTAGCGGTAGGTCCGGCCGTTCATCGAGTAGTCCTCGAACGCGGGCAGGTCCTTCTCGCCGCGGTAGAAGGTGACGGGGAGGCGGCCACCCGGGTTGTAGTCGCCGACGAGGGCGTCCGCCACGGCGTCCCCGCCGCGCTGGCCGGAGTACCAGGCGAGCAGCACGGCGCCGGCCGGCTGCTGGTCGAAGGCCAGGGCGCTGCCGCCCGTGAGGACCACGACCGTCGGCTTGCCGACCGCCGCGACCGCCTTGAGGATCCGCTCCTGCGAGGCCGGCAGCGCGAGGGTCGTGCGGTCGCCCCCCTTGAAGCCGACGGCGTCCACCCGCATCTCCTCGCCCTCCAGCTCCGGCGTGATGCCGAGCGTGAGGATGACCGCGTCGGCCTCGCGGGCGAGCGCCACGGACCGCTCGACGGCCCGGTCCACCGCGGGCGTCTTCCACGAGAGGTGGAGCGAGGCGCTGTCCCCCTGGTGCGTCAGCTCGACCCGGATGGGATACGCCTTCCCCGCCTCGAGGTCCACCGCCTCCGCGGCCGACCGGAAGCCCTGGCCCGTCCACCGGTCGAGGAGCGGCTTGCCGTCCAGCCAGACGCGGAACCTGCCCTCGCCCGAGGCGCCGATCTCGTAGCGGCCGGCCTCCGGCGGGACGAGCGAGCCGCTCCATCGCAGCGAGGAGTCCTCCAGCGGCACGTCCGGCAGCGGATTGTACTTGTTCCAGACGATGTCCACCGCGCGGTCGGCACGGGCGGAAGCCGGGGTGCCCACCAGGTCGCGGTTGTGGAAGACCTCGCGCAGCAGTCCCGGCCCCTTCCCATACTCGGCGACGAGCGAATCCTCGCCGATGATCTCGCGGTTGTCCCGGAAGCCGTCCACGAGCGGGATCGGCGGGCCGCTCAGCACCTTCACCCCGCGCGGCTCCAGCTTCCTGCGGATCCCCTCGAAGAGCGTGACGGGCTTCGACGGGATGCCGTGGTAATTGCCGAGCAGCACCGGCATGCTCTTCGCCACGGGCCCGATGACGGCCACCGTCTTGAGGTCCTTCTTCAGCGGCAGCGTGCCGTCGTTCTTGAGCAGGACGAGGCTCTGCCGCGCGGCCTCCAGGGCCATCCGGTCGTGCTCCGGGGTGTCGTTCTCGGAGTAGGGGATGCGGGCGTAGGCGACGCGGTCCGGCGGGTCGAACAGGCCCAGGCGGAAGCGGACTCGGAAGAGGCGCTTCACGGCCTGGTCGAGGTCCGCCTCGGTGAGCAGGCCGCGCTTGAGGGCCTCGGGGATGGCCCGGAAGCTCGTGCCGCTGCACTCGTCGTCCCCGGCGCGGACGGCGATGGCGGAGGCCTGGGCCAGGTCGGTGGCGAAGTGGTGGCCCTGGAAGATGTCGCCGACCGAGTCCACGTCCGAGACCACGGCGCCGTCGAAGCCCCACTTGCCGCGGAGGATGTCCGTGAGCAGCTTGCGGCTGCCCGTGGCGGACTCGCCGTTGACGGCGTTGTACGCCGACATCAACGACGCGGCCTTCCCCTCGCGGATGGACGCCTCGAAGGCGACGAGGTAGGTCTCCCAGAGGTCCCGCGGCGAGGCGATGGCGTTGAAGCCGTGGCGCGCGGGCTCCGGCCCGCTGTGGACGGCGAAGTGCTTGGGAGTGGCCACGGCCTTCAGGTACGTCGGGTCGTCCCCCTGGATGCCCCGGACGAAGGCGACGCCGAAGCGGCCCGTCAGGTACGGGTCCTCGCCGTAGGTCTCCTGCCCCCGACCCCAGCGCGGGTCGCGGAAGATGTTGATGTTCGGGGACCAGAGCGTGAGGCCCTGGTAGATGTCGAACTTGCCCTGCCGGGCGGCCTCGTGGTGCTTGGCCCGGGTCTCGGTGCTGATGACGTCGGCGATCTTCCGGTGGAGCTCGGGATTCCAGGTCGCCGCCAGGGCGATCGCCTGGGGGAAGACGGTGGCGCGGCCGGCCCGGGCGACGCCGTGGAGCGCCTCGTTCCACCAGTGATAGGCCGGGATGCCGAGCCTCGGGATCGCGGGCGTCGCCATCATCATCTGCGCGACCTTCTCCTCGACCGTCAGCCGAGCGACCAGGTCGTCCACCCGCTTCTCCAGCGGCAGGTCCGGGTTCCGCCACGGCTGGCCCGCGAGGCCCGGCTCCTGGGCCCTTGCGGGGATGGCCGCGAGGGCGACGAGGAGCAAGCACGGGAGGGGGATGAGCCTCGGCGATGCGATCGCGATGCGCCCGGTGGGCGCTCCTGGGATGGCCATCAGAATCCGGCGGGGGCCGTCGCCGTCGCGACGGTCGATGCGCCGCTCCTTCCACGGGACAGGGACACGTCCGATCCGACCTCGACCCCTCGCACCGTCGGGCCCGGCCGTGCGACCCGCCGGGGCTCCGGGGCGAGACGTCACGAGCATATCCCAGGCGCGGCCCGCCCGGTAGGACCGACCGGCTCGCGGCGTGGCGGCCCCTTCAGGGGTGCCTCGCCGCCGGTGCGGGCCGGCGGACCTCGTACAGGACCGCGTAGGATCGGGTCGAGCGGGCGGAGGAGATTTCCCTCAGCGACGTCCCCCGCCGCACGTTCGCGTAACGGCCCAGGGGGGTGGTGGCGGCGTTCAGGTAGCGGTCGTTGTCGACGAGGACGTAGGCGACCCCGTAGCGCTCGATCAGCCGGTCGATCTCCTCCGGCGAGGCGTCCGCGTCGCCGGGGCGCTCGGACGTGGAGACCTCGAGAGCCTGCCGTCCTGTCGCCAGGAAGACCTCGCCGGGATGGCGAGTCAGCACCGGCCCGGGGTGATTGCCGGCCTTCTTCAGCAGATCGGCGCACAAGCCGTCGAACTGACTTGCGCCCGCGGCCAGGGCTCGCGAGCGGCCCGTGGCCACCAGGTAGCCGGTGTAGGGGACCGAGAGGGCCAGCAAGGTGACGGCCGCGAGCCTCCGCGTCCGGGCGGTCGTCGGGAACTGCCTGGCGCCAAGGAGCCTTCGCATCCCCGCCCGTCGGGCGGCCGACAGGCCCTCGACGGCGCCGACGAGGAGGGGCGGGATCAGGGGGATCAGGAACCGACCGGCCTCCGTGTAGGGCCAGGCCAGGAGCATCGGCATCGTCAGCAACGGGACGAGGCCCGCGAGCCGCCGCCTCCGCCCGCGGGCCGCGACGATCCAGCCCAGCACCACGGCGCCGGAGGCGATCGCGACCCAGGCCGCGGCCGGCCCGGCCGCCCGCGGGGAAGGACGGATCACGGTGGCGATCTCCACGAACGGCCCGGTCACCTGGTCGGGGATGCGCTGGAGGTAGAACCACGCCTGCGACGCGACCCGCCTCGCCAGGCCCGACGCGCCTTCCCCCGCCAGGAGCAGGCCGGCCTGCGACCGCCCGCCGACCGCGGCCGACCAGGCGACCCAGGGCCCGACCAGGGCCGCCGCCGTCGCCGCCGCGATCCCGAGCGCCCGCCATCGCCGCCTCGACCCGAGGTCGGCGAAAACCGCCAGGGCCAGGCCGATGGCGACCTGGCGCGTGAGCAAGCAGGCGGCGATCAGGGCGCCGAGCCCGGCCGCCCGGGCCGCCGTCGGCCGGTCGCCGGGCCTCATCGTTGCCGCCAGGATCGCCGCCTGGCCGAGCAGCAGGAACAGCGGCTCGGACTGGATGCCCGAGCCGGTCCTGGTCCAGATCCAGTTCGCGGCCAGGGCCAGGCCCAGGAGGAACGCGGCGTCCCTGGAATAGAGGCGCCGGAACCAGAGCCAGGCCAGGAGCGTCGCGGCGACCGTGCAGGCGCACGAGGCGAGGTGCGCGGCCCGCCACGAGGTCCCGGTGACGGCCCAGACCGCCGCGAGGAAGGCCGGGTACCCGGGCGGGAAATGGGCGTGCCGCGGCCGGTCCGGGTGGTCGATCGCCCGGTAGCCGCTCCCCTCGCCCAGCGACCGGGCGAGGACGGCATAGCCGGCGCCGTCGAATCGGGGCGGGGCCGAGAGGGCCGCCTGGCCGATCGTCGCCGCCGCCGCGACGGCCGCGATCAGGCAGGCGGCCGCGGCGGTGGACTTCGGCGCGAGGGTCATCGTCCGCATCAACCTTCGGGAGCCCGCGGGCCGGCACGCCCCGGCGCCCGGGGCTTCGGCCGATTATTCTACCCTCCCCGCGGGGACGTGGCCGCGGACGACGACGCAATATCCCCCGACATCGGGCGGGCCGAGGTATTGCGGGCGCCCCGCCCGACCGCGGCGTCGCCGCGCTCCGCCGCAGCCGGGCGGAGCACGGTCAAGCCGATCCGGGTGGCTGCGGCAGAGCCGGAGGCGATGCCGCGGGACCGGCCGGGCCCGCGAGCGAGGCCGCGGCCGGCACCTATGCTCGTGCAGGCGCGGCCCCGCGGGCTCAGGCGGAGTGGCTGACGGCGAGCTCGCGGCGGGCGGCGATGCGGCGAGGGCCGCGGCGGGGGGCGGAGGCCTTGGCGGAGGAGCAAGGGGCGGAGCCGGCCGGGGCGGCGGCGGCGGCGGCGAGCTTGCTGACGGCGCGGACCTCGATCTTGCGGACCCACTCGCGGGTCACGCCCATCCGCCGGCCGATCTCGGTGAGCGTCTGGGGCACGTTGCCCTCGAGGCCGAACCGCAGCTGCAGGACCATCCGCTCGCGGTCGTCCAGGCGGCCCATCCGCTTCAGGACCTCGGCCCGCTCGTCGGCCCGGTCCAGGTCGATGTTCGGGGTCTCGGAGGTGTCCACCGCCTCGTCGGGCGACCAGGAATCGCCGTCGTCGCCGAGGTTGCTCTCGAGCTTGAGCTGGCCGGCCCGCCTCGCCTTGTCTACCATACCCTTCTGGACCTCGCTGAGGCCCAGGTGGGCGGCCACCTCGTCGAAGCTCGGCATCCGGCCCCGCTCGCGGCAGAGGGCCCTCTCGGCCCGCCGGAACTTCGCGAGCAGGCCGTACAGGTGGGCGGGCAGGCGGATGGTGGAGGTCGTGTTGATCAGGGCGTGGCGGATCGCCTGCTTGATCCAGTAGCTGGCGTAGGTGCTGAAGCGGGTGCCGAATCGGGGGTCGTAGTCCTCCGCGGCCCGGATCAAGCCGAGGTTCCCCTCGCCGATCAGGTCCTCCAGGGTCATGCCGCGGTGGAGGAACTCGCGGGCGATCTTCACCACCAGGCGGAGGTTGGACTGGATCAGCCGCCCGCGGGCCCCATCGTCGCCGCGGCGGATGGCCTCGGCCAGCTCCCGCTCCTCGAGGGCGGTGAGCAGCCCGGACTCATTGATCTCGCGGAAGTAGGTCTGCATCGGGTTCGCGACGCCGCATTCCTTCGCCCGGATCGGATACATCGGAGGGCTCCCAGCTCGTTGTCGCCATCATTGGTAGGAGATCGATGCCCATCCGCGTCGCCGCGATCCGTCCCGATCCTCGGGCCCGGCCGGGGGGTCGCCCCGGCCGGATGCCCGGCCTCCCCGCCATGGGAGCCGACGCTTTCCAAGGCAGTTGAAATCTCTTTCGAAAACCGGCAGAAAAAAATTGCAGCAGCCGATGATGGAGGGATGAGTCGCACGGGAGCCCCCGCCTTTCACCCCGGAAATCGCCGGGCCGGCGCGATCCCGCCCGCTCCTCGGGGGGCCGCCGCGCCTCAGGGACTCGGGAATCTTCGCCCGGGCTCGCGGATTTTCCTGGCTTTTCCCGAACGTGGCTCGTCTAATTAGAACCTGGCAGACTGACGACGTTTTGTCAGCGGCGTGGCCCCCCCGGGGCCGGGCCGACGAGGGGCGGATCGGCGGACCGGTGGCCGGCACCTGTCTCGATGGCGAGCGGGTAGGCGACGCGTGGGGGGGGCCGAGGGATGCGAGAACTCCCGGACATCTCCGAGCTCCTCTCGAGGGCCAAGGCGGGGGACGAGGCCGCGATCCGCGAGTTCGTGGCGGAGTTCGAGCCGGAGGTCCGGATCATGGTCCGCGGCCGGCTGCCGCGGCTGCTCCGCACCCAGTTCGACTCGATGGACTTCGTGCAGTCGGTCTGGGAGAGCTTCTTCACGGACCTTCGGGAGCGGTCGCAGGACTTCGAGAACGTCCGGCACCTCCGCAAGTTCCTGGCGGCGGTGGCCCGCAACAAGGTGTTCGAGCAGCACCGCCGGCTGACGCGGACCGAGAAGTACACCCTGGCGAAGGAGGAGCGGCTCTACGTCCGCCGGGGGGGCCGCGAGGTGGGTCGCGACTTCCCGTCGCCGGAGCCGACGCCCAGCCAGGCGGTGCAGGCGGCGGACCGGATGGCGCAGCTGACCGCCGGCTGCACCCCGAAGGAGGTGGAGGTCATCCGGCTCCGCCACGACGGCCTGACCAACGAGGACATCGCGGAGCGGACGGGCCTCGGCGAGCGGACCGTGCGGCGGATCATCGAGGCGGCGAGGGCACGGATGGAGGGCCGGCGATGACGGCGGGATCCCGGCAGGCGACGGCGGGGGCGTCCGGGTTCGCGGCGGGGGGCCCGGGGGGGGCGACCTCGCCCCGCCGGATCCAGCGCGTGCTCGACGACTTCACCCGGCGGCGGGGCGACGGCGAGGTCGGGGACGTCGAGGGCTACCTCGCCGAGGCCGGCCCCCTGCCGGACGACCTGGTGGTCGAGCTCGCCTACCGGGAATACTGCCTCCGGGAGGAGGAGGGGGAGGAGGCCGACGAGGAGTCCTTCCTGGCGCGGTTCCCGGCCCACCGTGCGGCCCTCGGGAGGCTCCTGGCGGTGCACCGGGCGTGGCTGGCCGCCCCCGAGGGCGAGGGCGAGGGCGACTGGACCCGGCCGGTGGCCGGCGAGCTCGCGTTCGAATCCGGGGTCGGCCCCGGGCTCGAGGAACTCCCCGGCGCCGGCGACGAGATCGGCCCCTTCGTGCTCCGCCGCGAGATCGGCCAGGGCTCCTTCGCCCGCGTCTTCATCGCCGAGCAGGCGGACCTGGAGAACCGCCTGGTCGTGGTGAAGGTCTCCACCCGGCGGACCCGCGAGCCCTGGCTGCTGGCCCGGGTCCGGCACGCCCACATCGTCGAGATCCTCCTCCACGCCGAGGTCAACGACGGCGCCTTCCAGCTCCTCTGCATGCCCTTCGAGGGCGGCGCGACGCTCGCCGCGGTCCTCGAGCGGGGCCGCGCGGCCGGCGGGCCGCCCAGGCACCGCGGGGCGCTGCTCCAGGACCTGGACGCGGTGGCCGCCCCGGAGTACGCGGCCGTGGCCCCGGCCGGCCCGGCCCGCGAGCTGCTCGGCCGCCTCGGCGACGCCCACGCCCTGGCCTGGATCGCCGCCAGGCTGGCCGAGGCGCTCGACTACGCCTTCGGCCGGGGGGTCGCGCACGGCGACGTCAAGCCCTCGAACATCCTGCTGACCGCCGACGGCAACCCCCTGCTCCTGGACTTCAACCTCTCCCAGGATTGGTCGGCCCGGACGGACCCCCGGGGGGCCGACGCCGGCGGCACGCTCGCGTACATGGCCCCGGAGCGGCTCCGAGCCCTGGCGGCGCGGGCCGACGGCGACCATGGCGAGGGCGCCGGGGCCGACCCCGACGCCGACACCGAGGCCCGGCCCGCCGACGCCGGCGAGGGCCAGGCCGCGGCGGACGCGACGGCGGCGGGGATCGACGCGCGCCGGGCGGACATCTACTCGCTGGGCATGGTCCTGCTGGAGGCCCTCGCCGGCTCGGCCGCGGGCGTGCCGGGCCGCGGCGAGGGGCGTGCCGGCCTCGCCGACCTGGCCAGGGCCCACGCCGCGCCCCGCGAGCGCGGCGCCGGGGCGCTGATCCGGGACGCCGAGGAGCGGGGGGGCCGGCGGATCCCGCGGGGCCTCCGCCACGTGCTGGAGCGCTGCCTCGCGG from Aquisphaera giovannonii includes these protein-coding regions:
- a CDS encoding glycosyltransferase family 39 protein; the encoded protein is MTLAPKSTAAAACLIAAVAAAATIGQAALSAPPRFDGAGYAVLARSLGEGSGYRAIDHPDRPRHAHFPPGYPAFLAAVWAVTGTSWRAAHLASCACTVAATLLAWLWFRRLYSRDAAFLLGLALAANWIWTRTGSGIQSEPLFLLLGQAAILAATMRPGDRPTAARAAGLGALIAACLLTRQVAIGLALAVFADLGSRRRWRALGIAAATAAALVGPWVAWSAAVGGRSQAGLLLAGEGASGLARRVASQAWFYLQRIPDQVTGPFVEIATVIRPSPRAAGPAAAWVAIASGAVVLGWIVAARGRRRRLAGLVPLLTMPMLLAWPYTEAGRFLIPLIPPLLVGAVEGLSAARRAGMRRLLGARQFPTTARTRRLAAVTLLALSVPYTGYLVATGRSRALAAGASQFDGLCADLLKKAGNHPGPVLTRHPGEVFLATGRQALEVSTSERPGDADASPEEIDRLIERYGVAYVLVDNDRYLNAATTPLGRYANVRRGTSLREISSARSTRSYAVLYEVRRPAPAARHP
- a CDS encoding glycoside hydrolase family 3 protein, with the protein product MAIPGAPTGRIAIASPRLIPLPCLLLVALAAIPARAQEPGLAGQPWRNPDLPLEKRVDDLVARLTVEEKVAQMMMATPAIPRLGIPAYHWWNEALHGVARAGRATVFPQAIALAATWNPELHRKIADVISTETRAKHHEAARQGKFDIYQGLTLWSPNINIFRDPRWGRGQETYGEDPYLTGRFGVAFVRGIQGDDPTYLKAVATPKHFAVHSGPEPARHGFNAIASPRDLWETYLVAFEASIREGKAASLMSAYNAVNGESATGSRKLLTDILRGKWGFDGAVVSDVDSVGDIFQGHHFATDLAQASAIAVRAGDDECSGTSFRAIPEALKRGLLTEADLDQAVKRLFRVRFRLGLFDPPDRVAYARIPYSENDTPEHDRMALEAARQSLVLLKNDGTLPLKKDLKTVAVIGPVAKSMPVLLGNYHGIPSKPVTLFEGIRRKLEPRGVKVLSGPPIPLVDGFRDNREIIGEDSLVAEYGKGPGLLREVFHNRDLVGTPASARADRAVDIVWNKYNPLPDVPLEDSSLRWSGSLVPPEAGRYEIGASGEGRFRVWLDGKPLLDRWTGQGFRSAAEAVDLEAGKAYPIRVELTHQGDSASLHLSWKTPAVDRAVERSVALAREADAVILTLGITPELEGEEMRVDAVGFKGGDRTTLALPASQERILKAVAAVGKPTVVVLTGGSALAFDQQPAGAVLLAWYSGQRGGDAVADALVGDYNPGGRLPVTFYRGEKDLPAFEDYSMNGRTYRYYAGPVLYPFGHGLSYTTFAYANLKVEPARLTSAAPVRVTVDVTNTGRVEGDEIAELYLAPPKGAGTNLIRQLRGLKREHLQPGETRTLTFDLPPLALTHVNEAGERVLKPGEIAVSVGGGQPGFAANAVGATLPCDLPQEQVLARP
- a CDS encoding sigma-70 family RNA polymerase sigma factor, giving the protein MYPIRAKECGVANPMQTYFREINESGLLTALEERELAEAIRRGDDGARGRLIQSNLRLVVKIAREFLHRGMTLEDLIGEGNLGLIRAAEDYDPRFGTRFSTYASYWIKQAIRHALINTTSTIRLPAHLYGLLAKFRRAERALCRERGRMPSFDEVAAHLGLSEVQKGMVDKARRAGQLKLESNLGDDGDSWSPDEAVDTSETPNIDLDRADERAEVLKRMGRLDDRERMVLQLRFGLEGNVPQTLTEIGRRMGVTREWVRKIEVRAVSKLAAAAAAPAGSAPCSSAKASAPRRGPRRIAARRELAVSHSA
- a CDS encoding RNA polymerase sigma factor, with the translated sequence MRELPDISELLSRAKAGDEAAIREFVAEFEPEVRIMVRGRLPRLLRTQFDSMDFVQSVWESFFTDLRERSQDFENVRHLRKFLAAVARNKVFEQHRRLTRTEKYTLAKEERLYVRRGGREVGRDFPSPEPTPSQAVQAADRMAQLTAGCTPKEVEVIRLRHDGLTNEDIAERTGLGERTVRRIIEAARARMEGRR